A window of Neorhizobium galegae bv. orientalis str. HAMBI 540 genomic DNA:
GGCCTTCGCCTCCATGCCCGACCATACGACAAACTGGAACGCCTGATAATAGGATTCGCAGGCATCGAGCGCACTCGAAAGCAGCACTTCGACCTGCTGGTTGTTGGGCTCGGCGCCGCCGGCCAAAAGCAGCGACTGCCGGAAGATGACCACGTCTTCCTGACGCCATACGTCGAAATGGCCCATCAGCACCTGCCCGTTGACATGGCTCAGCAGGCGGATGACCTCGTTGACCCGGGCGTCGGGAATCTTGATGTCGAAAGCGCAGGCGAGATGCAGCGCTTCGAACTCCTCCATCCAGGAGAAGGAAACATGGTAGTCCGTCCAGCGGCCTTCCACGGTCATGGCGATCTCGTCTTCACCCGACCGTTCGAACGTCCAGTCGTTCGAGGCAGCAACGAATTCGATCATATCGACCGGATTCGACTGGCGTTCGATTTCCATTTCCATAAGCGTCATGCGGCACCTTCTTGACCGGAATGAATGCGAATTCGTGCGGTAAAACGCCAAAAACACGCGAACACTAACCGGGAACAACACTGTCGATGATCGTCCGACGCTTCCAGAATAACGCAGTCACCCTGTCTGGAGCTTACAAAGCCGTTTCGAATCATCCTTTAAAATCAGTGTACCTAGACGGAGTCCGGCTGCCAGCCCCTCCACTGGTTTTTACATGGGCAAAACTCGAAACATGTTCGCAGCGGAGATCAGAACGGAGTCATAAGCGACTCTGGACACTGGCTTTTTTGAATGTGTCCACAGGGCGTCATTTTTTCGCTTCAACACCTGCGCCCGCGCCGAAAATCTGTTCGGCACGGTTCGATCGGAGAGCCCACACGAATGCGGAACCTCATTTTGTTGAGTATGTGTGGCTCCGCATTCGCGTGGCCTTCGGCGTTCTTTCGAGGCTTCCGGCCCCTACAGGTGATCATCTCGCCTCGCTGCGTGGCTTCATTGGCGACTTCCTTTCGGGAAATCCTGCCACTTGCACGGCTCAACCGAACCGGACATGGCTGTCCGGGGGAGGCTTGATAGGAAGGCTTGCCTTTCAGCCCACCCTCCATGGCTTTCACCTCTTCCACCATCCCCGCACGTTACGGTTTTGATGAAAGCGCCGGCCTCCGCCTGCCCGCGAACGTCTCGCGAAACACTCCGGCGACGGAAGCGGGAGGATTGTAGGCATGGGTTGGAAGGGCGGGGAAGGTATTGGGTACGCCCTTTTTCTTTCCCCATGGGAAGAGAAAGAAAAACAGCACCTTAGCTGACAAGCTAAGTGCTAGATTCTACGCAAGAGAGGCAGATCGTCCCCGGGAAACGCAGATCACTGCGCCGAGAGCTTGGCTTCCAGCGCCTCGATCCGTGCCTTCAGCGCTTCGTTTTCGTCGCGGGCGCGGGCTGCCATTTCGCGGACGGCCTCGAATTCCTCGCGCTTGACGATATCCATGCTGTTGAGGAACCGCTCGGCCTGGGCGTGAAATGCGGTTTCGACCTCCTTGCGCACCCCTTGGGCGGCGCCGGCGGCATCGGTCATCAGCCGCGCGAAGTCGTCGAGAATGCGGTTCGTGCCGGTTGCCATGGTTCTGAACTCCCATATCGTCTGGCCGGCAATCCGGCCGGCGAATGTCCATAGGGTTCAAGTAGGGCCTGTGCGGGCCGCTTGCAAGCATCATCCACCGTTCGCATGAGCACTCGCTTAGATTCACCTTGACCGTCGATGGCCGCAACGCCATGTTCCGCGCAATGCCGTTAGGTTGGACCCTGTAATTTGTACGAAGCGCTTCATCTTTTCGCTCTGATGCCGTTCCCGAACATCGATCCGGTGGCCTTCTCCATCGGCCCGCTCGCCATCCATTGGTATGGGCTCGCCTATGTCGCCGGCATCATGCTCGGCTGGTTTTATGCGCGTCGGCTGGCTGCCAACGCTTCCCTGTGGAGAGACGGCCAGTCGCCGATCACGGCTGTCCAGCTCGACGACTTCCTCGTCTGGGTCGCTGCCGGCATCGTGCTTGGCGGCCGCATCGGTTATATCCTCTTCTACGACATGGCGGCCGTGGCCGCGAACCCCATCCGCGCGATCGAGATCTGGAACGGCGGCATGTCCTTCCACGGCGGCTTCATCGGCGCAACGATCGCGATGATCATCTTCGCCCGCCGCAATGCCATTCCGGTCTGGAGCATGTTCGACACGGTCGCCGCCGTCGTACCCTTCGGCCTGTTCTTCGGCCGCATCGCCAATTTCATCAACGGCGAACTCTGGGGACGCCTCAGCAGCGCGCCCTGGGCAGTCGTCTTCCCGACCGGCGGCCCGTTCGCGCGCCATCCGAGCCAGCTCTATGAAGCAGGCCTCGAAGGCATCGTGCTGGTACTCGTCCTCGCCCTGCTGATCTTCCGTTTCAAGGCGCTGAAAGTCCCTGGCACCATCGCCGGCACCTTCGTCGTCGGTTACGCGCTCTGCCGTATTTTTGTGGAATTTTTCCGCGAGCCGGATGCGCAACTCGGTTATCTGCTCGGCACTAATTGGCTGACCATGGGCATGGTTCTGTCGCTGCCGATGATCGCAGCAGGCCTTTGGGCCATTGTCCGGGCCCGCGCGGCGGCAACGTCCGCGGCGAAAGCTTGAGGGAGGCACACCCGGTGAGCACTCCCCTCACAGAGAAGATCAAGACCCTGATCCGCACCAACGGCCCGATCAGCGTCACCGACTATTTCGCGCTGTGCCTCGCCGATCCGGAATACGGCTATTATCGCACCCGCGAGCCTTTCGGCCGTCACGGCGACTTCATCACCGCGCCGGAGATCAGCCAGTTGTTCGGCGAGATGATCGGCGTCTTCATGGTGCACGCCTGGCAGCAGCACGGCACGCCCACGGGCGTCCGGCTGGTGGAGATCGGCCCCGGCCGCGGCACGATGATGACCGACATGCTGCGGGTGATCAAACGCATCGCGCCGCGCTTTTTCGAAGACCTGCACGTGCATCTGGTCGAGACCAGCGAGCGTTTGCGCGGCGTCCAGCGCATCACGCTCGAGGCTTTCTCGACCAAGATTTCCTGGCATGACAGTTTCGAGGAAGTCCCCGAAGGTTTCACGCTGATCGCCGCCAACGAATTGTTCGATGCGATCCCGATCCGCCAGTTCATCAAGACGCCGACCGGTTTTCGCGAACGTCTCGTCGGCCTCAACGCCGAAGATGAACTCGGCTTTGCCGCCGGCGTCGCGACACTCGACCCGCAGCTCCTTCCCTCGCCGCTCGCCGGTATTCCCGACGGCACGATCTTCGAACTGTCGCCGGCCCGCCAGGCGGTGATGCTGACGCTGTGCGAACGCTTGAGGACCTTCGGTGGCACGGCCCTGATCATCGATTATGGCCATCTGGTCACCGGTTTCGGCGATACGCTGCAAGCCATCCGTCACCACGACTACGATCCGCCGCTCGAAAATCCCGGCGAAGCGGATCTCACCAGCCATGTCGACTTCGAGGACCTCGCACGCATTGCCGTTTCCATGGGCGTGCACTTGAACGGCGGCCTGCACCAGGGTGATTTCCTGTTCGGCCTGGGCCTTGCCGAGCGGGCGACCGCGCTTGCCAAAGACAAGGAACCGACCGAACAGCGCCTGATCGCCGCCGCCGTCGATCGGCTTGCCGGTGAAGGGGCCGGCAAGATGGGCGAACTCTTCAAAGTCATCGCGGTATCGAGCCCGGCGTTGAAGCTGATGCCGTTCCGGGCAGTGGAGTAAACAGCGGCCGCCAATTCATCAACCGATTGACATCCGCCCTTTTCTTGCGCCACTCTCGCCCTAAATCGAAGCAGCGGGCATGCCTTGAGAGAAGCCCAAAACCCCTTGAAATCAACCGGATAGACAACGCCGATGCAGGACAGACCCTTGCCGGAGCCGATCGAGAGCCCCCTGTTGAACGACAGGGCCGGCGCCCGCGTCCGCCACGGTTTCTTCACCCGCAAGGGCGGTGTTTCGCAAGGCCTCTATGCCGGCCTCAACGTCGGCATCGGCTCGGACGACGACCGCGAGAGGGTGATCGAGAACCGCAGCCGGGTGGCCGCCTGGTTCGGCCTGCCCGTCGAAAAGCTTGCGACCGTCCACCAGGTCCATTCGCCCGACGTCTTCGTCGTCGACGAGACCTATGCCGGCGAACGGCCGAAGGTCGACGCGATGGTGACGAGCGTGCCGGGCGTGGCGCTCGGCGTGCTTGCGGCAGACTGCGGCCCGATCCTGTTTGCCGACGGCGAGAACGGCGTGATCGGTGCAGCCCATGCCGGCTGGAAAGGTGCGCTGACCGGCGTGCTCGAAAACACCATCGAGGCAATGATCTCGCTGGGCGCCGCGCGGGAAAACATCACCGCAGTCCTCGGCCCCTCGATCGGCCCGGCCAGCTACGAGGTCGGCCCGGAATTTGTCGAGCGGTTCCTGGGTTACGACCCGTCCTACGAGGACTTCTTCACATCGTCATCGAATACGGGGCATTCTATGTTCGACCTGCCCTCGCTGACCATAAGGCGGCTGAGGGATGCCGGGGTGCGGGCAGAAAGCCTCGGCCTCGATACCTACCCGGATGCGGAACGGTTCTATTCCTACCGCCGCACCACCCATGCCAAAGAGCCGGATTACGGCCGTCAGATTTCAGCAATCGCACTTCGGGAGAATTGATATGGCCCTGCATTTCGAGAGGAGCGAATACGCCGACCGGCTGACGCGGCTGACGGAGAAGATGCGCGCCGACAAGCTGGATGCGCTTTTGATCTTCGCCCAGGAAAGCATGTACTGGCTGACCGGTTACGACACGTTTGGCTACTGCTTTTTCCAGACTCTGATCGTCAAGGCGGACGGCAGCATGACGCTGCTCACCCGCTCCGCCGACCTGCGCCAGGCCCGCCACACCTCGATCGTCGAGAACATCGTCGTCTGGGTCGACCGGGTGAACGCGGATCCGACCCTCGACCTCAAGAACCTGTTGAGCGACATGGACCTGCTCGGCGCCAGGATCGGCGTCGAATACGATACCCACGGCATGACCGGCCGCATTGCCCGGCTCATCGACAACCAGCTCGCCACCTTCGGCCAGATCAGCGACGCCTCCTACCTGGTCAGCGCTCTGCGCCTGGTCAAAAGCCCGGCGGAAATCGCCTTT
This region includes:
- a CDS encoding type III secretion system chaperone family protein translates to MTLMEMEIERQSNPVDMIEFVAASNDWTFERSGEDEIAMTVEGRWTDYHVSFSWMEEFEALHLACAFDIKIPDARVNEVIRLLSHVNGQVLMGHFDVWRQEDVVIFRQSLLLAGGAEPNNQQVEVLLSSALDACESYYQAFQFVVWSGMEAKAAMEAVLFETVGEC
- a CDS encoding accessory factor UbiK family protein, which codes for MATGTNRILDDFARLMTDAAGAAQGVRKEVETAFHAQAERFLNSMDIVKREEFEAVREMAARARDENEALKARIEALEAKLSAQ
- the lgt gene encoding prolipoprotein diacylglyceryl transferase, encoding MPFPNIDPVAFSIGPLAIHWYGLAYVAGIMLGWFYARRLAANASLWRDGQSPITAVQLDDFLVWVAAGIVLGGRIGYILFYDMAAVAANPIRAIEIWNGGMSFHGGFIGATIAMIIFARRNAIPVWSMFDTVAAVVPFGLFFGRIANFINGELWGRLSSAPWAVVFPTGGPFARHPSQLYEAGLEGIVLVLVLALLIFRFKALKVPGTIAGTFVVGYALCRIFVEFFREPDAQLGYLLGTNWLTMGMVLSLPMIAAGLWAIVRARAAATSAAKA
- a CDS encoding class I SAM-dependent methyltransferase produces the protein MSTPLTEKIKTLIRTNGPISVTDYFALCLADPEYGYYRTREPFGRHGDFITAPEISQLFGEMIGVFMVHAWQQHGTPTGVRLVEIGPGRGTMMTDMLRVIKRIAPRFFEDLHVHLVETSERLRGVQRITLEAFSTKISWHDSFEEVPEGFTLIAANELFDAIPIRQFIKTPTGFRERLVGLNAEDELGFAAGVATLDPQLLPSPLAGIPDGTIFELSPARQAVMLTLCERLRTFGGTALIIDYGHLVTGFGDTLQAIRHHDYDPPLENPGEADLTSHVDFEDLARIAVSMGVHLNGGLHQGDFLFGLGLAERATALAKDKEPTEQRLIAAAVDRLAGEGAGKMGELFKVIAVSSPALKLMPFRAVE
- the pgeF gene encoding peptidoglycan editing factor PgeF — protein: MQDRPLPEPIESPLLNDRAGARVRHGFFTRKGGVSQGLYAGLNVGIGSDDDRERVIENRSRVAAWFGLPVEKLATVHQVHSPDVFVVDETYAGERPKVDAMVTSVPGVALGVLAADCGPILFADGENGVIGAAHAGWKGALTGVLENTIEAMISLGAARENITAVLGPSIGPASYEVGPEFVERFLGYDPSYEDFFTSSSNTGHSMFDLPSLTIRRLRDAGVRAESLGLDTYPDAERFYSYRRTTHAKEPDYGRQISAIALREN